One window of Bacillus alkalicellulosilyticus genomic DNA carries:
- a CDS encoding HXXEE domain-containing protein, whose amino-acid sequence MLSFLAIFTLHNLEEIITVEKWIQETYPRVCNKIPSSIQKRLNNYKDVTSSQFAVVVFVFSFFVSLLILLAVMTQHYYLFVGVLLFFGLNILTHPLQSLYLRCYTPGVLTSLLLIIPYYSLFFYQFYNTELLTFTAIVVMFLLIPVFFLSHKLGEMWN is encoded by the coding sequence ATTTTATCTTTTCTAGCTATATTTACGCTTCATAACTTAGAAGAAATTATAACGGTTGAAAAGTGGATTCAAGAAACGTATCCTCGTGTTTGTAATAAAATTCCTTCGTCTATCCAAAAAAGACTTAACAATTATAAAGATGTGACGTCCTCACAGTTTGCTGTCGTAGTTTTTGTATTTTCATTTTTTGTCTCTTTATTGATATTACTAGCTGTAATGACACAACATTATTATTTGTTCGTGGGGGTACTCTTATTTTTTGGTTTAAACATCTTAACCCATCCATTACAAAGTTTGTACTTACGTTGCTACACTCCAGGAGTCTTGACATCGCTATTATTGATAATCCCCTATTATAGTTTGTTTTTCTATCAATTTTACAATACTGAACTATTAACCTTTACCGCAATAGTTGTTATGTTCTTACTTATCCCTGTTTTTTTCTTAAGTCATAAACTTGGAGAGATGTGGAACTAA
- a CDS encoding class I SAM-dependent methyltransferase produces MKDRVKETFNQLASVYEHTVDTTSLYNSEYERPAMLGLLPQDLRNMTVLDAGCAAGWYTHQLIQRGANVVATDISPEMVNSTMRRVGDKAKVLCLDLEAKLPFKENTFDYIVSSLTLHYIKDWRHPFNEFKRILKPNGLLLFSVHHPFSDIKLLQDPNYFSTELIIDKWNKEGKTFEVPFYRRPLHSIVNDTLTCFSIEEMIEPTPTMNFKAQKPEKYEALMKCPQFLIIKAVSN; encoded by the coding sequence ATGAAAGATAGAGTGAAGGAAACGTTTAATCAACTTGCAAGCGTTTATGAACACACAGTTGATACAACAAGTTTGTATAATAGCGAATATGAAAGACCAGCAATGTTAGGACTGTTGCCACAGGATTTAAGAAATATGACTGTTCTTGATGCCGGTTGTGCGGCTGGATGGTACACTCACCAACTAATCCAACGGGGAGCAAATGTTGTTGCAACTGATATTAGTCCTGAAATGGTCAATTCTACTATGAGGCGTGTTGGGGATAAAGCTAAAGTTCTTTGTTTGGATCTAGAGGCAAAATTGCCTTTTAAAGAGAATACCTTTGATTACATTGTAAGCTCATTAACCCTCCATTATATAAAGGATTGGAGACATCCTTTTAATGAGTTTAAAAGGATTTTAAAGCCAAATGGCTTATTATTGTTTTCCGTACATCACCCCTTTTCAGATATTAAACTACTCCAAGATCCTAACTATTTCTCTACTGAATTAATTATCGATAAATGGAATAAAGAGGGTAAAACATTTGAAGTTCCCTTCTATCGACGACCTCTACACTCCATAGTAAATGATACACTTACATGCTTTTCTATTGAAGAAATGATAGAACCTACGCCCACAATGAACTTCAAAGCACAAAAACCAGAGAAATATGAAGCACTTATGAAATGTCCGCAATTCCTTATTATTAAGGCCGTTTCAAACTAA
- a CDS encoding staygreen family protein, with translation MFDPEKLTTHLTAPATSVQPVQGRKYTLTHSDETGELFLDIGTEYNYQAIDWDMRDEVLAEWQIDQLNRLFLVGKAHVDEGEFSKEQSQFRYNIFRKEMSLALKGMFYGDKNFFANYPTLLHSPIFIRYTSKYPEFDHTLYYGTPTDYLI, from the coding sequence ATGTTTGATCCAGAAAAATTAACAACGCATCTAACGGCGCCTGCTACATCTGTGCAGCCGGTTCAAGGAAGAAAATACACGTTAACCCACTCAGATGAAACAGGAGAACTATTTTTAGATATTGGTACGGAGTATAATTACCAAGCGATTGATTGGGATATGCGTGATGAAGTTCTAGCCGAATGGCAGATTGACCAACTCAATAGATTATTTCTTGTCGGAAAAGCGCATGTTGATGAAGGGGAATTTTCAAAAGAACAGTCTCAGTTTCGTTATAACATTTTTCGAAAAGAAATGAGTTTAGCATTAAAAGGGATGTTTTATGGAGATAAGAACTTTTTTGCGAATTACCCAACATTACTCCATTCACCTATTTTTATAAGGTACACATCGAAATATCCAGAATTTGATCATACACTTTACTATGGAACGCCTACAGACTATTTAATTTGA
- a CDS encoding GNAT family N-acetyltransferase, which translates to MIQKLEKQDYAKVKDLLKLESEISNVGLNSVINGTNRGIVYVDNTEHPTTALIYVVGVILFLVGDPHNRAFNEDLNRLIDNELKHDFIDACGGTWFIGTSFDERWEVVLKDLFSERNYGTYFEYHFTFNLDKFLLNKKSSYSMHNAVLTKIDKQLLHDPKNEDIFTDFWDFWRSEDDFFKQGLGYCVVENNKVISVCFSSHVDDNKHEIYVMSLEEARNKGLATICCTAFIEDCIKLGLEPHWSTYETNTASVNLASRCGFQLDKKLVAFEFEL; encoded by the coding sequence ATGATTCAAAAGTTAGAAAAACAGGATTATGCTAAAGTTAAGGACTTGTTAAAACTTGAAAGTGAAATTTCCAATGTAGGCTTGAATTCTGTTATTAACGGAACAAATAGAGGAATTGTATATGTCGATAACACCGAACATCCTACTACAGCACTCATTTATGTTGTAGGGGTCATTTTATTTTTAGTAGGAGACCCACATAATAGAGCTTTTAATGAAGACTTAAATAGGTTGATAGATAATGAATTAAAGCATGATTTTATCGATGCATGTGGTGGAACGTGGTTCATTGGAACATCGTTTGATGAAAGATGGGAAGTGGTATTAAAGGATTTGTTTTCAGAGAGGAATTACGGAACCTATTTTGAATATCATTTTACCTTTAATCTTGATAAGTTTCTTCTAAACAAAAAAAGCTCCTATTCTATGCATAATGCTGTTCTTACCAAAATTGATAAGCAGTTGTTACACGATCCAAAAAACGAAGATATATTCACTGACTTTTGGGATTTTTGGAGAAGCGAAGATGATTTCTTTAAGCAAGGCTTAGGTTATTGCGTTGTTGAGAATAATAAAGTAATCAGTGTTTGCTTCTCTTCTCATGTGGATGATAATAAACATGAAATATATGTTATGTCATTAGAGGAAGCAAGGAATAAGGGTCTTGCTACAATATGTTGTACCGCTTTTATAGAAGACTGCATAAAATTAGGATTGGAGCCCCACTGGTCTACATACGAAACCAATACAGCTTCAGTAAATCTAGCTTCTCGTTGTGGATTTCAACTAGACAAGAAATTGGTAGCTTTTGAATTTGAACTTTAA
- a CDS encoding TIGR00266 family protein has translation MQYEIKGETMQTLTVELLADESVYAGPGKMLWMDQDIKMSANVKGGVAKGIRRVLSGESLALTSFQASRRGKLGFAPLAPGKVLPLEVSASKQYICQKDAFMAAEDSVDLDIHIQKKIMTGLFGGEGFIMQKLSGHGMAFVDIIGDVVEFDLAPGEQLKVDTSHVALMESTVSMDIERVKGIRTIFLSGEGLFLTRLTGPGKVWVQTLSIANLAGMLEKK, from the coding sequence ATGCAATATGAAATCAAAGGGGAAACAATGCAAACGTTGACGGTCGAGTTACTTGCGGATGAATCGGTGTATGCTGGACCGGGGAAAATGCTGTGGATGGATCAGGATATTAAGATGTCCGCAAATGTTAAAGGAGGAGTCGCTAAAGGAATTCGCAGAGTGTTAAGCGGGGAGTCGTTAGCGCTGACTTCATTTCAAGCAAGCCGAAGAGGAAAGCTTGGATTTGCACCACTTGCTCCTGGGAAAGTATTGCCGTTAGAGGTATCTGCCTCGAAACAATACATATGTCAAAAGGATGCGTTTATGGCTGCTGAAGATAGCGTCGATTTAGACATTCACATTCAAAAGAAAATCATGACCGGGCTGTTTGGTGGAGAAGGTTTCATCATGCAAAAGTTATCTGGTCATGGCATGGCGTTTGTTGATATTATCGGAGACGTCGTTGAATTTGATTTAGCTCCTGGAGAACAGTTGAAAGTTGACACCTCGCATGTCGCGTTAATGGAATCGACGGTGTCGATGGATATTGAACGAGTCAAAGGGATACGGACAATTTTCCTTTCAGGAGAAGGCTTATTTTTAACAAGGCTAACAGGACCGGGGAAAGTATGGGTCCAAACGCTGTCGATTGCTAACTTAGCGGGAATGCTTGAAAAAAAATAA
- a CDS encoding potassium channel family protein yields the protein MGQVIVVVVIIMAIIGVLMSMLLLLKNEPIRGKKVSLRNFVVLILVYLTMILAFGCLYMALEMLGWSVLTEDKRKVGGSVLHLIEDTLYFSAVTLLSVGYGDITPLGIGRPIAMMQALIGYVLPAAFVVTTVIYDRRTQ from the coding sequence ATGGGGCAGGTCATTGTCGTTGTTGTAATCATTATGGCAATCATTGGGGTACTTATGAGCATGTTGCTCCTGTTAAAAAACGAACCAATCCGCGGGAAAAAGGTCTCTCTCCGTAATTTCGTGGTGTTAATTTTAGTGTATCTTACGATGATATTAGCATTTGGCTGTTTATATATGGCATTAGAAATGTTAGGGTGGTCTGTCTTAACAGAGGATAAACGTAAGGTTGGAGGAAGTGTATTGCATTTAATAGAAGATACTCTTTATTTTAGTGCCGTCACATTATTATCTGTCGGATATGGGGACATTACACCGCTTGGCATTGGTCGACCGATTGCGATGATGCAAGCGTTAATCGGATATGTATTACCAGCCGCATTTGTTGTTACGACTGTGATTTATGATAGAAGGACACAATAG
- the bcp gene encoding thioredoxin-dependent thiol peroxidase yields MSLEIGQEAPDFTLPSQTGEDVSLSDFRGKHVVLYFYPKDMTPGCTTQACDFRDKHESFADVNAVIIGISPDPVARHQKFIEKYDLPFLLLADEEQKAAQLYDVWKLKKNFGKEYMGIERSTFIIDKDGKLVKEWRKVKVKDHVEEALQFIKEL; encoded by the coding sequence ATGAGCCTTGAAATCGGACAAGAAGCCCCAGATTTCACATTACCTTCTCAAACAGGAGAAGATGTATCTCTTTCAGATTTTCGTGGAAAGCATGTCGTTTTGTACTTTTATCCGAAGGACATGACACCAGGTTGTACAACACAAGCGTGTGATTTTCGTGATAAGCATGAAAGCTTTGCAGATGTAAATGCTGTCATTATCGGAATTAGCCCAGACCCTGTTGCTCGTCACCAGAAATTCATTGAAAAATATGATTTGCCGTTCCTTTTGTTAGCAGATGAAGAACAAAAGGCTGCACAACTATATGATGTGTGGAAATTAAAAAAGAATTTTGGTAAAGAGTATATGGGCATTGAACGTTCAACTTTTATTATCGATAAAGATGGAAAGCTTGTAAAAGAATGGCGTAAAGTCAAAGTAAAAGACCATGTCGAAGAAGCATTACAATTTATTAAAGAGCTGTAA
- a CDS encoding cyclic-di-AMP receptor, with translation MKLMVCIVNNYYADNVEKQLRKKGYRMTELASTGGFMRKGNTTFLFGIDEEHIDTLKVALQEACLEVEQVRGKRKGQENRYTSFLVDANPMLAHILT, from the coding sequence ATGAAATTAATGGTTTGCATTGTGAATAATTATTACGCTGATAATGTAGAAAAACAATTACGAAAAAAAGGCTATCGAATGACAGAGTTAGCGAGTACTGGTGGATTTATGCGTAAAGGGAATACTACATTTTTGTTCGGTATTGATGAAGAACACATTGATACATTGAAGGTCGCTCTTCAAGAAGCTTGTTTGGAAGTCGAACAAGTGAGAGGAAAGAGAAAAGGCCAAGAAAACAGATATACTTCCTTTTTAGTCGATGCAAACCCAATGCTGGCTCATATTTTGACGTAA
- the perR gene encoding peroxide-responsive transcriptional repressor PerR — MGNHRLQEAIESLKNTKVRMTPQRHAILEFLFDAMTHPTADEIYKALEKRFPNMSVATVYNNLRVFKEVGLVKELTYGDSSSRFDCVTSDHYHVICQNCGKIVDFHYPGLDEVETLAESVTGFEIQTHRMEIYGTCADCKTKH, encoded by the coding sequence ATGGGAAATCATCGCTTGCAAGAAGCAATTGAGTCGTTGAAAAACACGAAAGTTCGAATGACCCCACAACGTCATGCGATTTTAGAGTTTTTGTTTGACGCAATGACACATCCAACTGCAGATGAAATTTATAAAGCACTTGAAAAAAGATTTCCAAACATGAGCGTAGCGACGGTTTATAATAATCTTCGAGTGTTTAAAGAAGTAGGACTTGTAAAAGAATTAACGTATGGAGATTCATCAAGTCGTTTCGACTGCGTCACATCTGACCATTACCATGTAATCTGTCAAAACTGCGGAAAAATAGTGGACTTCCATTATCCAGGCTTAGATGAAGTGGAAACTCTAGCAGAGAGTGTAACTGGATTTGAGATTCAGACACACCGAATGGAGATATACGGAACGTGTGCGGATTGTAAAACAAAACATTAA
- a CDS encoding YgzB family protein → MAIKYSNKINKIRTFALCLVFAGIIVMYVGIFFRTSALLMSLAMILGMLLIIGSTVVYFWIGMLSTKTVQVVCPNCGRHTKMLGRVDACMYCNEPLTLDPSLEGKEFDEKYNHKKS, encoded by the coding sequence ATGGCGATTAAATATTCGAATAAGATAAATAAAATCCGTACATTTGCGCTCTGTCTTGTTTTTGCAGGAATTATCGTGATGTACGTTGGTATTTTCTTCAGAACATCTGCTTTATTAATGAGTCTTGCGATGATACTTGGAATGTTATTAATTATCGGAAGTACGGTCGTTTATTTTTGGATCGGAATGCTTTCCACAAAAACGGTACAAGTTGTTTGCCCGAATTGCGGAAGACATACAAAAATGCTTGGTCGTGTCGATGCCTGTATGTATTGCAATGAACCATTAACACTCGACCCTTCATTAGAAGGAAAAGAGTTCGACGAAAAATATAACCACAAAAAAAGCTGA
- a CDS encoding nucleotidyltransferase-like protein: MEVLFKGTYERYIDEEDTLGILFIEKKPQQDSIFEYKEVSFLVIKNTTYPLWHVSHFECLGNKAEVHLVDEQTLNRWSSNGTKSRFVEWLFCGKLIYETSEYVTNMRERLHEFPMEERQKKMVVELSKLIRRFEDGKELYHTENYFDSFNHILQALHHQARLALIEHGFYPEVTLWNQVKNIEPETYKLYQELLVGDEVIDKRLELLLIANEFAITSKLKKASAYLLSVMDEKEEPWEISQLMTHPDLREYEIDLEIVMEYLAQRQVVVVTKRETATQGTFEYLYRVKY; encoded by the coding sequence ATGGAAGTGTTATTTAAGGGGACATACGAACGATATATAGATGAAGAAGATACACTAGGGATTTTATTCATAGAAAAAAAGCCCCAACAAGATTCAATATTTGAATATAAGGAAGTTTCTTTTCTTGTTATAAAAAATACAACTTATCCGCTTTGGCATGTATCACACTTTGAATGTTTAGGAAATAAAGCGGAGGTTCACTTGGTTGATGAGCAAACTCTTAATCGCTGGAGCAGCAATGGAACAAAGAGTCGTTTTGTGGAATGGTTATTTTGCGGGAAGCTTATATATGAAACAAGTGAGTATGTCACGAACATGCGCGAGCGACTTCATGAGTTTCCTATGGAAGAACGCCAAAAGAAAATGGTCGTTGAATTATCCAAGTTGATTCGTCGCTTTGAAGACGGGAAAGAGCTCTACCATACAGAAAATTACTTTGATTCGTTTAATCATATTCTTCAAGCTCTTCATCATCAAGCACGACTTGCATTGATTGAACATGGCTTTTATCCAGAGGTGACATTATGGAATCAGGTCAAAAACATAGAGCCAGAAACATACAAGCTTTACCAAGAGTTGCTCGTTGGCGATGAAGTCATCGATAAAAGACTAGAGCTTTTATTAATTGCTAATGAATTTGCGATTACTTCTAAATTAAAAAAAGCGAGTGCCTATCTTCTATCTGTAATGGACGAAAAAGAAGAGCCGTGGGAAATCTCCCAGCTGATGACTCATCCAGACTTGCGTGAGTATGAGATTGATTTAGAAATTGTGATGGAGTATTTAGCGCAACGTCAGGTTGTTGTCGTAACGAAAAGAGAGACCGCAACACAAGGGACGTTTGAGTATCTTTACCGTGTAAAATATTAA
- a CDS encoding tyrosine-type recombinase/integrase yields the protein MARRSNVLDEGELAIMKRKSKSYVETFEDAINLFLKDCEIRNLRPHTIRFYQSEINTFLNYLKEQDIDVNVLKPYSVTEEHIKENVILYLRKYKGARVVTVNTRLRALRGFFNFLHRDKHIPQNPFEHIKLLKDRKHVIATFTKEQLNKLFRQPDLKTFTGVRDYTIMLLFLETGIRANEAIGLTLADIRWEDNLICVRNAKSYRERLVPMQSTMKTQLKKYIAIRGYAETDALFISVDNTPLSKRGLQQRITKYGKLAGIKGVRCSCHTFRHTFAKLSVQHGANIFELQAILGHTSMEIVKTYVNLFGTDVRDSHKKFSPLKVLEKRRH from the coding sequence ATGGCAAGACGTAGCAATGTTTTAGACGAAGGCGAATTAGCTATTATGAAAAGAAAGTCCAAGTCGTACGTAGAGACGTTCGAGGACGCAATAAACCTCTTTCTAAAAGACTGTGAGATACGCAATCTTAGACCTCATACTATTCGTTTTTATCAAAGCGAAATTAACACTTTTCTAAACTACTTAAAAGAACAAGATATAGACGTAAATGTACTAAAGCCTTACAGCGTTACAGAAGAGCATATAAAAGAAAATGTAATACTGTATTTACGCAAATACAAAGGGGCTAGAGTAGTCACAGTTAATACTAGACTGCGTGCGTTACGTGGGTTCTTTAATTTTCTACACAGGGACAAGCATATACCACAAAACCCATTCGAACATATAAAACTACTGAAAGACCGCAAGCATGTTATAGCGACCTTTACGAAAGAGCAGCTAAACAAGCTATTTAGACAGCCTGACCTAAAGACGTTTACAGGTGTAAGAGACTATACGATTATGTTGCTCTTTTTAGAGACAGGCATACGAGCTAATGAGGCGATAGGGCTAACTTTAGCAGATATACGGTGGGAAGATAATTTAATATGCGTTCGTAACGCAAAGAGCTATCGAGAGCGTTTAGTACCTATGCAATCGACTATGAAAACGCAGCTAAAGAAGTATATTGCGATAAGAGGCTATGCTGAGACAGACGCATTATTTATAAGCGTTGACAATACGCCCTTATCAAAAAGGGGACTACAGCAGCGTATTACGAAGTACGGCAAACTAGCAGGAATAAAAGGCGTCCGTTGTAGTTGTCATACGTTTAGGCATACTTTCGCTAAGTTAAGCGTACAGCATGGGGCTAACATATTCGAGCTACAAGCTATCCTAGGACATACGAGCATGGAAATTGTAAAAACATACGTAAACTTGTTTGGTACAGACGTTAGAGACAGTCACAAGAAGTTTTCACCGTTAAAGGTACTAGAGAAAAGAAGGCACTAG